A DNA window from Ctenopharyngodon idella isolate HZGC_01 chromosome 8, HZGC01, whole genome shotgun sequence contains the following coding sequences:
- the LOC127517907 gene encoding tumor necrosis factor receptor superfamily member 14: MITLKIIVLFTVIVALHYDFCWCRCADAEYEIGGRCCPMCAAGNHVLWHCTEDTSTTCAPCPEFTYIDEPNGLSKCFVCTVCDASRGIRVKKACTRSSDTVCEPLEQFYCIEKNKDSCRNAVKHSECSPGQYIKQAGTPSTDTVCADCEVDTYSNGSFSSCLPHTQCEALGLTETSPGTQSSDSECGNTTTAHIASVIVTLIIIIIAVVSVFTIVHIRKKKRSGTGIQGTGNDFNEAVSMVVGGCIKRIGLS, translated from the exons ATGATCACTTTAAAGATTATTGTTCTCTTTACTGTTATTGTTGCACTTCACTATGATTTTTGCTGGTGTCGATGTGCTGATGCTGAATATGAGATAGGTGGGAGATGCTGCCCAATGTGTGCTGCTG GAAATCATGTTTTGTGGCACTGCACAGAAGATACCAGCACAACTTGTGCTCCATGCCCTGAATTCACTTACATTGATGAACCCAACGGCTTATCAAAATGCTTTGTCTGTACTGTGTGTGATGCTA GCCGAGGGATAAGAGTGAAAAAAGCCTGTACTCGGTCGTCAGATACTGTTTGTGAGCCACTGGAACAATTCTACtgcattgaaaaaaataaagatagcTGTAGAAACGCTGTGAAACACTCTGAATGCAGCCCTGGACAATATATCAAACAAGCAg GAACTCCCTCCACAGATACAGTATGTGCAGATTGTGAAGTCGACACATATTCAAACGGCTCTTTTTCATCCTGTTTACCTCACACACA ATGTGAAGCACTGGGACTTACTGAAACATCTCCAGGAACACAATCATCTGACAGTGAATGTGGAAACACCACTACTGCACACATTGCTAGTGTTATAgttactttaataataataataattgcagtAGTAAGTGTTTTTACAATTGTACATATTCGAAAGAAGAAACGATCTGGTACAG GAATACAG GGAACAGGAAATGATTTCAATGAAGCAGTCAGTATGG TTGTTGGTGGCTGTATAAAGAGAATCGGATTGTCCTAA